The Diceros bicornis minor isolate mBicDic1 chromosome 22, mDicBic1.mat.cur, whole genome shotgun sequence DNA segment TGTAATTTTGCCCTCCagaaataactattaaaacaattTGGCGACTATTGCTTTAGATTTCACTGCATGCTTACcctataacaacaacaataataatatttaataattataaaatgcttactatgtgtcacACACAATTCTAAGAGTTACACATATCAATTCATCTTTCAACGCTCTATTCTCAtatagaggagaaaacagaagttAAGGCCAAGTTAATGAATGGTGAGCGGGGATTTGAActtaggcagtctggctccagagtctgtgctctaaCCACAACACTGTACTGTCCTGACGCTGAATCATTAttcagtaagtgaatgaatgaaaggaaagGGGATGCAATCAGTCCTCTATAAGGAGAGGAAGACTGAGTAAGGAAACTGGATCGTTTCTTAGCCTGCGTCAAAAATTAATTCAGCATAGTTCCCATATCTGTTGTGGAATATGAATTCCCTGAACAGCAGATAAAACTATGTTAGAATATAAGCTTTTAAAGACTGTTAGCCAAATAAATGATCTGAGGGTTAGTTGCCATTTGAGAGTCTTCTGTGCTAGAGTGTCCTCTATTGTCACAGGTAGAGTTTGGGTGAGACTAACCCACTCCCAGCTCCGGGTGTGGACCAATCAGTGTAATCCTTCCCATCCCAGTGACTGGTTCAGGAATGGGCAGTAACCCAGGCCTAAAACAGTTGAGTACAAGGCATTCCCTGACCACAGAGGCTGTTTAATTCAACCTGCGTGATGCTCAGGGCTTTTGTTCACCAGGGGAAAGGTGACCCCTCAGCCCTTCATGAAAGATGATGCCCTGGCTGTTCCTGGCAACTGTCTGCAACTATGCAGGGAGCCTGAGGACAAGCCAACACAAAGTTGAgagaataaaaaaagcaaaactccAATCAACCCTAGGGGCAAGTGAAGCCCAACCTACCTTCTGGACTGCTCTGTTACATAAGCTAATACATTTCCTTTACTATGTAAACCAATTTGAACTGGATCTTCTGGTATTCTAGCATTTCGGCTGCAAAGCATGTGTAAGCAAAAACTGACTTAGTGCTTCATCATGTAAGAGAAGTTCTAAAAAGCGAAAACTCACTGGTAGTATTCCAGGACCGGCTGTGTTTGGGCTTCGTAAGCCTTCAGTCTCTTGACAACCGTCTCTGGTCTGTCATCCTCGCGCTGAATGAGAGGCTCACCAGTTAGATCATCAATACCCTaaacaagaattaaaagagattggtatcaaatatcacatttttgaaggatatttttataaGCACATGATTTTTAAACACACATCTTTTTTCAAGCACCAAgcataaaaatgtgtttttaaataaacGGAATCAAATTCAAACCCAGATCATTGCAGTACAGCGCCATGAGACCCCAGGATCATTTCTACAGTGTCAGTCACCTCCTCCTTAAAGATTTTCTAAGCAGCCTCTAAATAATTTCACATATATACCAAAAGATTCACCTACACACGTGGAATCTCAACTGCAAGCCCTAAATGAGCCAAGGTGTTGCTAATCCCTATTACCCCAGCTCCCAACACACTcattggcacacagtaggaagTCAATAAATGCTTCTGAATGAATAACAAACCCCCGCTGCTCCTGGGGACGCCTTTACCACCAACCTGAGTGGACCAGACCAGTCAACTACACCAAGGAATCTGAGAATATACCCTCAGGAGTTTTGGACTGGCGGAGGATTTCCAAGGTCTTAAAACCTATGTCTCTGGGGGCAAGAGGACTCAAGACAGTGTGCTATGTGGAAGGCCATGTCAGCTCCACCACAACTACTCACCACAGTTTTGGGAGGGTTGAATTCCATGTTGTAGACTCGGCCGCTGGCTGGATGAATCCAGCGAGCAGTGAGGCGGTGCTTAATGACCTCAAAGGGCACATTCAGATTAATCACTGTGTCTATCTGATAAGCTTTATCCAGGGCTTCTGCCTGTGGAAGTGTCCTTGGAAAacctttacaaatgaaaaaaaagaaaaaaaggaaggaagggagggaggagggaagaaggaagagaattagGTAATGTTAAGCAATCTGAACAAAAGCAGTAACACCAGGCAGGCTGATTACACCTGTAGGGCAactgtgatggttagttttacgTGTCAACTTGGCGAGACCATGCGTGCCccaatatttggtcaaacactattctgggtttgtctgtgagggtgtttttggatgagattaacatttaaatcagtagacagTAGAGCAAATTGTTCTCCCTaacatgggtgggcctcatctaatctaTTGAAGGCTTGGACAGAAGGAAAGGGCAGACCCTCCCTGCCAAATAAAGGGggattcctcctgcctgactgcctttgagctgagacttggtgttttcctgccttcagactcaaattgaaacatcagctcttcctggatCTCGAGCTTATTGgccttcagactggaactacatcaCCCATCAGTTCTCCAGATCTCCAGCTTGTTGACTACCCCTGAAGATCTTGGGAATggtagcctccataatcatgtgagccaattcctcacaataaatacctctctctttaaaaactaaaaatcaacccATCCTCAAGGATTCCGTCACACCTCTGGCAGGGGAAAGTTTATAGCTGATTGTAAGTTACTCTCcagccttccttcttccttttgcgGTGATCCTCCCTCATCATAAAATATTCTCAAAGGAGGGGGAAGGAACTAAAGTCACATCTGAAGAGAGCTTAGAAATCATGCAGTCCGCTTCCCTCTTTCCATTTGGATAAAGAAGCAGGCCCAGAGAAGATAACTGGCCCAAGGCCTCAGGGTGGTGAGTGGCAGCCCACCATCCATGATGTCTGTCTGTACCCATGAAATAATGCTCCTTCTGCTTGCACTCATCATTTGGGGCAGCTGAAATGCTCGAGACACTTCACTTACCATCCAATAGCCAGCTGTTTTGGGTGAGATTTTTCAGCTCATGAAGGGCCAGCCGAGTCATGACATCATCTGGGATGAGCTTCCCTTGGTCAATGAAAGTCTTGGCTAACACACCAATTTCTACAGCagaggcggggtgggggggaaaGCAAATCAGCAAGTGCATTTGCTCTATCCCACTCCAGGCCCCTAGGAAACTGGCTGCCTAAAGAAGATCTCCGGACAACACCTTCATATGAAAATGTGCATCATCAACTTTTGGGATAAAAAACAGAGGTTACAAAATAATCTATGCCTATCTGAAATTctccattatgtaaaaatatataaatttaaatgtataGACAGAAAAAATAATGGAAAGCTACAGACCAATATGTTAACAGTAGCTATCTCTGTGTGATAGAActgtaagtgattttttttacatatttgcatgttccatttctttaaatattctatcagaaaaaaatatatagaataacTGAAATTATTGTCTTTGTAAATAAGAATTTGAAATAGTCATTATTTTTAAGTGGCTCAGTTTAAGTGCCTATCATGTTACCGTAGAGATTTTTCTAAACCTCTAAAATAGATGCTGCTGTCgcaattcaatttttgaccagTTAGCACTGTgatcatattatatttttattaataaaacacCCTGGAAGggggtggcccagtggcatagcggttaagttcaagcgctctgcttcggcggctcgaggttcgcaggttcagatgccgggcatgggtctacgcaccacttatcaagccatgctgtggcaggtatcccacatataaagtagaggaagatgggcatagatgttagcccagggccaatcttcctcagccaaaaaaagaggaggattggcagcccagtggcatagcggttaagttcaagcgctctgcttcggcggctcgaggttcgcaggttcagatgctgggcatgggtctacgcaccacttatcaagccatgctgtggcaggtatcccacatataaagtaggggaagatgggcatagatgttagcccagggccaatcttcctcagccaaaaaaagaggaggattggcagcagatgttagctcagggctagtcttcctaaccaaaaagaaaaaaaaaaacaccctggaAAAGAATTTATgaacaatttaaaaacattaccCACAAGTATTTGTCATCCTTATGCAACAgtattttaatttcctcatcATCTCTCACCAAACTATTTATATACATTCAGAATTGTAATACCATTGGAATCTGTGTATCTAtacttttgtgttcttttttcacttagcattattttGTAAATACTTTTCAGTGATTTTATATAGTCATTTTTGGTAACTATATAACACTCTACTAATATATATCCATGTTTGATACATAAAAATACACTCTATCACACCAGTACTGTtagacatttaaattatttaaactagTTTTAGTTTTTCCCTGCCACGGCTGCTTTTAAAGATCTTAAcaccctttcttttttctttttctttctttttttttgtcttctgaaTTATTTCTCAAGGATAAATTCCCAGGAGTCAGATTAAAGAGTCAAAGTATATGACTGTTTTCATAATTCTCGGCATGAATTGCCATACTGACTTCAGAACAGATTCTAAACTGTCAAATTCATGAAACTTTAGATTTTAACTAAGCACATTAACTGCATAGAAATTGGCTGCCATTTGACAGGTGTACTGCCAGGGTTTACAAACTGAATCTAGAAGAGGCCCTGGGTTCTGAAAGTGCTCAGGACTCATTAAAATACCCTGTTGGAAAGGTCCAAACACTTAGTACGTGTGCACCTCTCTGCTGTCAGGCTTCGGATCAGTGCTCTGGGGAAGCGGAGCTCAACCTCCACAACAGTGTTTGGGAAACACGTAAAAGCTCGCGAATCTCCAGGGCTGAGTCCCTAAAACTGGTATTGGTCCCTCCTCTCACCTCTCACTCTTTAGGCTAAACCCTCTTCTAAACCATCAACTAATGGCAACAAATGGATTGAGACGACGGGATTAACTAATAAAGTACTTAATTTCATCAGTATAAGAAAAGCCTTAAGAAATGATGCTCttgccacttctgttcaacattatACAAGAGATTGTAGCCAGGGCAATTAgtccaaaagagaaataaaaggcagccagaaagcaagaagtaaaactatccctatttgcagatgacatgatcttgtatatagaaaatccactaaggaatccactaaaaaactatcagaactaataaatgagttcagcaaagttacagggtacaagatcaatacacaaaaatctcacaatgaacaacctgaaaataaaattaagaaaacaattccatttacaattgcatcaaaaagaataaaaaacttagcaatatactttttttaaaaagtgcaaaacTGGTTATCTGAAAACTacaacattactgaaagaaattaaagaagagctaactaaatggaaagacatctcatatTCATGGATTAGAAAAGTTAATATTAAAATGGCAACACTCCCTGAAAATGATCTACAGCTTCAATGcaatcctatcaaaattccagctggtGTCTTTGCAGAGACTGACAAACTGATCAAAAAatccatatggaaatgcaaggggccctgaatagccaaaacaatcttaaaaaagaacaaagttgaaggacacACACTTCGAATTTCAAAACAGCAATCAAGACACCATGATACTGGCATAAGCCTGGACATAACAGATTAATGGAAAAGaatggagagtccagaaataatccctcacatttacagtcaattgattacTGACAAAGATGCCAGGACAATGCAGCGGGAGAAAAAACAGtcttttcaggggctggcccagtggcgtaatggttgGGTTtccatgctccacttcggcagcccagggtttacaggttcggatcccaggtatggacctacacactgttcatcaggccatgctgtggtggcgtcccacatacaaaatagaggaagattggcacagatgttagctcggggaccatcctcctcaagcaaaaagagaaagactggcaacacatGTAAgctcaccccccccaaaaaaaaaaaagtcttttcaacaaatggtgctgagacaactgaaAATCCACgtacaaaagaataaagttggacctcTGCCTCACActgcatataaaaattaattcaatatgtatcatagacctaaatgtaagagctaaaacgacaaaactcttaaaaaaaaacataggtgtaaatcctCGTGACTTtgcattaggcaatggtttcttacatctgaaaccaaaagcacaagcaacaaaggagaaaatagattaactagacttcattaaaattaaaaacctttatgCTTCAAAGAACACCATCATGAGAGTGAAGACAAtccactgaatgggagaaaatttttgtaaagtgtatatctgataagaaacttgtatctagaatatctAAAAGATTCTTACAACCCAACAAATCAAAAGATaaacccattttttaaaaatggacaaaggatctaaatataaaaaagcagatacacaaatagccaataaacacatgaaaagatgctcaacaccattagatattagggaaatacaaacagaaaccatgagataccacttcacactcactaggatgcctataatcaaaaagacagataataacaagtgttggcaagaatgttgagaaattgaAACTCTCACATATTGCTGGTAGGATTATATAAGGTATAACCAAGTTGggaaacagtgtggcagtttttCAAGAGGTTAAactgagttaccatatgacctagcaattccactcctaggtatatacc contains these protein-coding regions:
- the AK3 gene encoding GTP:AMP phosphotransferase AK3, mitochondrial, whose protein sequence is MGVSARLLRAVIMGAPGSGKGTVSSRITQHFELKHLSSGDLLRDNMLRGTEIGVLAKTFIDQGKLIPDDVMTRLALHELKNLTQNSWLLDGFPRTLPQAEALDKAYQIDTVINLNVPFEVIKHRLTARWIHPASGRVYNMEFNPPKTVGIDDLTGEPLIQREDDRPETVVKRLKAYEAQTQPVLEYYQKKGVLETFSGTETNKIWPHVYAFLQTKVPQINQKASVTP